A DNA window from Chryseobacterium sp. MEBOG06 contains the following coding sequences:
- a CDS encoding (Fe-S)-binding protein codes for MQYIDNIIFLILLVAGFGLFGKSLLKIYRNIRLGHEIKRNDRKSERWNTMARVAMGQSKMVKRPVAGILHIFVYVGFVIINIELVEIIVDGVFGTHRFLASVFGNGFYSFFTATLEILALLVVIGVVVFFIRRNFYGVKRLTMKELFGWPKHDANWILIIEFALMMAFFKMNAADWVLQQRGLLPEHGSFPISSMVMGPVFNNFSDGFLFFTEKGAWWFHFVGILFFMNYLYYSKHLHIILAFPSTWYANLDKKGKFNNLDSVTKEIKLMMDPNADPYAAPAEGAEADIPSKFGAEDIFDLNQVQLLNAYSCTECGRCTSVCPANITGKKLSPRLILMKTRDRLEEVGRNIDKNGKFVDDGKKLLNDYITKEELWACTTCNACTDACPVLLDPLSIIFEMRRFLVMEQSAAPQELNLMMTNVENNAAPWQYNQADRLNWAND; via the coding sequence ATGCAGTACATCGATAATATTATTTTCCTGATTTTATTAGTGGCCGGATTTGGACTATTTGGCAAAAGCCTGCTGAAGATCTACAGAAATATCAGGCTGGGCCACGAAATCAAAAGAAACGACAGAAAATCTGAACGCTGGAATACCATGGCACGAGTGGCTATGGGGCAGAGTAAGATGGTAAAACGTCCTGTTGCCGGGATTCTGCACATCTTTGTATATGTAGGTTTTGTTATTATCAATATTGAACTTGTTGAAATTATTGTTGATGGTGTATTTGGAACACACCGTTTCCTGGCTTCAGTGTTTGGAAATGGCTTTTACAGCTTCTTTACAGCGACATTAGAGATCCTTGCACTTCTTGTTGTAATCGGTGTAGTTGTATTTTTCATCAGAAGAAACTTCTATGGTGTTAAAAGGCTTACCATGAAGGAACTTTTCGGATGGCCAAAACATGATGCTAACTGGATTCTTATCATAGAATTTGCCCTGATGATGGCTTTCTTTAAAATGAATGCCGCTGACTGGGTTTTACAGCAAAGAGGACTTCTTCCGGAACATGGAAGCTTCCCGATTAGCTCTATGGTTATGGGGCCTGTTTTTAATAATTTTAGTGATGGCTTTTTATTCTTTACAGAAAAAGGAGCTTGGTGGTTCCACTTTGTAGGAATCCTTTTCTTCATGAACTATCTTTATTACTCAAAACATTTACATATTATCCTTGCATTTCCAAGTACATGGTATGCTAACCTTGATAAAAAAGGAAAATTCAATAACCTTGATTCTGTAACAAAAGAAATCAAATTAATGATGGATCCTAACGCAGATCCTTATGCAGCTCCGGCTGAGGGAGCTGAAGCAGATATTCCTTCCAAATTTGGAGCTGAAGATATATTCGATTTGAATCAGGTACAGCTGCTGAATGCCTATTCATGTACAGAATGTGGACGCTGTACTTCCGTTTGCCCTGCTAATATCACGGGGAAAAAACTTTCACCAAGACTGATTCTGATGAAAACAAGAGACAGGCTGGAAGAAGTGGGAAGAAATATTGATAAAAATGGAAAATTTGTTGACGACGGTAAAAAGTTGTTAAACGATTATATCACAAAAGAAGAACTTTGGGCTTGTACCACGTGTAATGCATGTACAGATGCTTGTCCGGTATTGCTGGATCCGCTTTCCATTATTTTTGAAATGAGAAGATTCCTTGTAATGGAACAGTCTGCTGCTCCACAGGAACTGAATCTGATGATGACCAATGTGGAAAACAATGCAGCACCTTGGCAGTATAACCAGGCGGACCGTCTGAACTGGGCAAATGATTAA
- a CDS encoding MlaD family protein produces the protein MKFSKELKAGVIALLAVVGFVLLFQFMKGKSLFTTDNIFYAKYDNVEGLAQSSAVSINGLKVGQVDKIIPRTAKDGKISFVVKITIDNKFEFSKNSTLEIFEPGLMSGKEMRVNLLYGGDTAKDGDTLKGAFKLGMIGSLSTQVGPVKDQLQGVLYKVDSLMANANQIVDGQNRAEIRALLINLNKTVGALQTTAGNVNSLVGHNDPKLQKVLDDASLTMQSGKVTLDKYGNLAQSIDTKQLNATIANLDATVGKLNQVIGGIDKGEGSLGKLMKDDQLYNNLNSASSNLNTLIEDMKANPKRYINFSVFGKNNKD, from the coding sequence GTGAAATTCAGTAAAGAATTAAAAGCGGGTGTGATTGCACTTCTGGCTGTTGTTGGCTTTGTGTTGTTGTTTCAGTTTATGAAGGGGAAAAGCCTTTTTACAACCGATAATATATTTTATGCAAAATATGATAACGTAGAAGGCTTGGCACAGTCTTCGGCAGTTTCTATTAATGGTCTTAAGGTAGGGCAGGTAGATAAAATCATTCCCAGGACCGCAAAAGATGGAAAAATTAGTTTTGTTGTAAAGATTACTATCGATAACAAATTCGAATTTTCAAAAAACTCAACTCTGGAAATTTTTGAACCCGGATTAATGTCTGGTAAAGAAATGAGAGTAAACCTTTTATATGGAGGAGATACCGCAAAAGATGGTGATACGCTTAAAGGTGCTTTCAAGCTGGGAATGATAGGAAGTCTTTCTACTCAGGTAGGCCCGGTTAAAGATCAGCTGCAGGGTGTACTTTACAAAGTAGACTCTTTGATGGCGAATGCCAATCAGATTGTAGATGGACAGAACAGAGCCGAAATCAGAGCTTTATTAATCAATCTTAATAAAACAGTAGGAGCATTACAGACTACGGCAGGTAATGTAAACAGCCTGGTGGGGCACAATGATCCTAAACTTCAGAAAGTATTGGATGACGCTAGTCTTACTATGCAGAGCGGAAAAGTTACGTTGGATAAATACGGAAATCTTGCACAGAGCATTGATACCAAGCAGTTGAATGCAACGATAGCAAATCTTGATGCTACTGTAGGAAAACTAAATCAGGTAATCGGAGGAATAGATAAAGGAGAAGGTAGTTTAGGTAAACTGATGAAAGATGATCAGCTTTACAATAATCTTAATTCAGCTTCTTCTAATCTGAATACACTGATTGAAGACATGAAAGCAAACCCTAAGAGATACATTAATTTCTCAGTTTTCGGTAAAAACAATAAAGACTAA
- a CDS encoding (Fe-S)-binding protein, whose translation MDFNIKTMAEYAAEGKAPEVLFWVGCAGSFDDRAKKITKAFCKILNKIGVEFAVLGQEESCTGDPAKRAGNEFVFQMMALTNIEVLNAYEVKKIVTACPHCFNTLKNEYPSLGGHFDVVHHTQFLKTLMEEGRLKIEGGAFKGKKITFHDPCYLGRANDEYEAPRLLLEKLDAELVEMKRCKTNGLCCGAGGAQMFKEPEKGNKDINIERTEEALSFEPKVIATGCPFCNTMMTDGVKHFNKNTEVAVKDIVELLAEAEDL comes from the coding sequence ATGGATTTCAATATAAAAACAATGGCAGAATATGCTGCCGAAGGAAAAGCACCAGAAGTTTTATTTTGGGTTGGATGTGCAGGAAGTTTCGATGACCGTGCTAAAAAAATTACAAAAGCATTTTGCAAGATATTAAATAAAATAGGTGTTGAATTTGCCGTTTTAGGACAGGAAGAAAGCTGTACCGGGGATCCTGCAAAAAGAGCCGGAAACGAGTTTGTATTCCAGATGATGGCGCTTACCAACATTGAAGTTCTTAATGCCTATGAAGTAAAGAAAATTGTAACGGCGTGCCCGCATTGCTTCAATACCCTGAAAAATGAATATCCAAGCCTGGGTGGACACTTTGATGTAGTACACCATACTCAATTCCTTAAAACCCTTATGGAAGAAGGAAGGCTGAAGATTGAAGGAGGAGCATTCAAAGGAAAGAAAATTACTTTCCACGATCCTTGCTATCTGGGACGTGCCAACGATGAATATGAAGCACCAAGGCTTCTACTTGAAAAGCTGGATGCAGAACTTGTAGAAATGAAACGTTGCAAAACCAATGGACTTTGCTGTGGAGCAGGAGGTGCTCAGATGTTTAAAGAACCTGAAAAAGGTAACAAAGACATCAATATTGAAAGAACAGAAGAAGCTCTGTCTTTTGAGCCTAAAGTAATTGCAACCGGATGCCCTTTCTGTAATACAATGATGACTGACGGTGTAAAACACTTTAATAAAAATACTGAAGTTGCCGTAAAAGACATTGTAGAACTTCTTGCTGAGGCAGAAGATTTATAG